The genomic window CCTAAGAGAAGCATTACTCCAGTTATTATTTCGGCTATTGCCAGAATAAAGATGAAATGCGCCGGACTCATGGGTAGCAAATCAATTACCCAGCTTTTACTCACCATCGCAACTCTCGGTTCAGGATAAATTAGCTTGGGAACGATGCCCATCCAAACCCACAATAGGCCAACAATGACCCGGAGTATAAGTGGTATGTATTTCTCTTTACTTAACAGTTGATTGTCGAAATTCATTTAGTTTTCTCCAGCTATTATGTAAATGTAAACTCGCGTGATTAGCATCTGACATACAGTGGGCCGCGATCCATACCGGATACGACACCGGACCGTTACTTGCTGAAGGCCCTTAGTAGTCGGCTCAGCGACAGCACGAACAGGCCGGTCAGCGCGATACCCACGATTACCCAGTGCTCCCCGAGAAAAGCGCCGGCGCTCGTGCCAGCCAGCACGATGGCGAGAATCGGCAAATGACAGGGGCAACTGAGCACGGCCAATATCCCCCACAAGTAACCATTGCGCGACCGGGATACTTCTGTCGGTTCGCGCTCATTGTTCGTCATAAACCACCTCCAATGCATTGAAGAGTTACGACTCCCTGCAAAAGCCCAATTCGGCCACTGTCCGGTGCCACCTCAACTTACGGCCCTTTGAGAGCGCTCAACTTCACTCCATGCGCCGCCTTGGTGAGTGCCTGGGTGCAGCGATTCAGTGCGGCTCTTTTAACACCAATCGTGTGTTGTATTTGCCGTTCGACGGCTCGGCACTGCCGTTCATCTCCGCTATCCAGCGCCTGTATAAACTCGGTAATCTCGGGTAGACCGAGACCGGCTTCACGACAGGAGCAGATTAACTTCAGCCGTTCCAGGCAGCTGTCATCGAATAAGCGAAAACCAGCTTGGGTAGTACTACAGGCGTACACCAATCGCATATCCAGATAAGTCCGGATCTGATGCACAGACAGGCCACAGAGACGGGCCGCCTCGGAAATGACGTAGCCTTCTGTTTGTGGCCCCGGCCCACGTTCAAGGCTGGGTTTTACCATTCGAGTGTTTACCGTCATGCTAGTGGCTTCTTGCCCTGTCGAGTATAAGGTGCGCAATCCGCTGACCCAGTTCGAAACCTTCCTGAACACTCACAATGTTCGCGTGCGGTTTATCTCGGCACCAGGCCTCCCCGGCCTGTCGAGAGGCAAAGAAGAGGACGTCGCAACAAAAGGCACTTCGAATGTCTCCCTCTGCGGCCACCGAGACTAAAGAGACGACCGCGTCCTCCGGCTGGAGCAAAAGCACCCCCTGTGGCGTAACCGTCAAGGTGACCGGTTTGTTGGTATGCGGACAAGGCGATTGAACCTGCGCATGTTCGTCAATGACGATTGGAAACATCAAAGCATCAAGTGCACACCAGGTGTAGAGTGTCTGGTCGTTTACGACAAACGCATGCGGTGTTTCACGCAGTGTGATGCCGTAGCCGATCAGCCGTCCCTGGCCGTCGTACTCGATGGTCCCGCAGGGCAGTTTTTCCAGCACCAACTCTGCCTCATCAGTCGTCCAGTTGAGCGACTTCGCGAGCCGCTCAACAGTGACCGGTTGTCCCAGGGCAAGCTCGCGCAACAGCGTCACATGAAGCGCGGCTTCCCTTTCGCCGGTCAGACCCAGCCGTTCCACGATCTCATCCATGTTATACATTGGCGGCACCGTCTTATCCCGCACAGCACGACAATTGCTTCACGTCCTTGGTGAAGGTTTGGGCACAGAGCTTGAGCCCCTCCACCATGGTCAGGTACGGGAACAGCTCATCGGCAATGTCGTTCACGGTCATACGCGCACGCAGCGCCATGACGGCCGTCTGGATCAGCTCACCGGCTTCGCCCGCGACGGACTGGACACCCAGCAATCGTCCGCTGCCACGCTCAGCGACCATCTTGATGAAGCCCCCGGCATCGAAGTTAACCAGGGCCCGGGGCACGTTATCGAGGGTCAGGGTGCGGCTGTCGGTGTCGTATCCCTGAGCCTGGGCCTCCGCCTCGGACAGACCGACGGTGGCCACTTGTGGATCGGTAAAGATCACCTCGGGCATGGCGCTGAGGTCGAGGCTGGCGTCACCGCCGGTCATGTTAATGGCGGCCCGACTACCACCGGCGGCGGCCACGTAGACAAACTGGGGCTGGTCGGTGCAATCGCCCGCGGCATAGATGCCCGACGCAGTGGTTTGGAGATGTTTGTCAATCTGGATCGCACCGCCCTCGGTGGCAACGCCGATGGCCTCCAGGTTGAGGTTTTCGGTATTGGGTGTGCGACCACTGGCGACCAGCAGTTGCTCTGCCTGTATCGTGCCGGCGTTGGTCTGTATGGTAAACAGCTGACCGTCGTGGCTCACTTCGCTGGCCTGGGTCTGCTTGAGCACCTCGATGCCCTCACGACGGAAGGCCGCTTCCACGGCTTCACCCACCGCCGGATC from Congregibacter litoralis KT71 includes these protein-coding regions:
- a CDS encoding MerR family transcriptional regulator, whose translation is MTVNTRMVKPSLERGPGPQTEGYVISEAARLCGLSVHQIRTYLDMRLVYACSTTQAGFRLFDDSCLERLKLICSCREAGLGLPEITEFIQALDSGDERQCRAVERQIQHTIGVKRAALNRCTQALTKAAHGVKLSALKGP
- a CDS encoding DoxX family protein; protein product: MNFDNQLLSKEKYIPLILRVIVGLLWVWMGIVPKLIYPEPRVAMVSKSWVIDLLPMSPAHFIFILAIAEIITGVMLLLGLFTRLASIAQALMIIMIIVGVWNIAAMHGITSPQAHLLMKDIPLFGINMVLIITGGGLYSIDNWRKQSKGV
- the merB gene encoding organomercurial lyase MerB, with protein sequence MYNMDEIVERLGLTGEREAALHVTLLRELALGQPVTVERLAKSLNWTTDEAELVLEKLPCGTIEYDGQGRLIGYGITLRETPHAFVVNDQTLYTWCALDALMFPIVIDEHAQVQSPCPHTNKPVTLTVTPQGVLLLQPEDAVVSLVSVAAEGDIRSAFCCDVLFFASRQAGEAWCRDKPHANIVSVQEGFELGQRIAHLILDRARSH
- the merA gene encoding mercury(II) reductase, coding for MSDDNLHIAVIGSGGSAMAAALKATERGARVTLIERGTIGGTCVNIGCVPSKIMIRAAHIAHLRQESPFDDGLSAQAPVVNRPALLAQQQGRVEELRESKYQNILNDNAAITVLKGEARFVDERTLTVTLNAGGEQTVSFDRAFIGTGARPAEPPVPGLSETPYLTSTSALELDHIPERLVVIGASVVAIELAQAFARLGSQVTVLARSRVLSQEDPAVGEAVEAAFRREGIEVLKQTQASEVSHDGQLFTIQTNAGTIQAEQLLVASGRTPNTENLNLEAIGVATEGGAIQIDKHLQTTASGIYAAGDCTDQPQFVYVAAAGGSRAAINMTGGDASLDLSAMPEVIFTDPQVATVGLSEAEAQAQGYDTDSRTLTLDNVPRALVNFDAGGFIKMVAERGSGRLLGVQSVAGEAGELIQTAVMALRARMTVNDIADELFPYLTMVEGLKLCAQTFTKDVKQLSCCAG
- the merE gene encoding broad-spectrum mercury transporter MerE; translation: MTNNEREPTEVSRSRNGYLWGILAVLSCPCHLPILAIVLAGTSAGAFLGEHWVIVGIALTGLFVLSLSRLLRAFSK